One window of the Salvia miltiorrhiza cultivar Shanhuang (shh) chromosome 6, IMPLAD_Smil_shh, whole genome shotgun sequence genome contains the following:
- the LOC130990471 gene encoding E3 ubiquitin-protein ligase RING1-like, whose protein sequence is MLPSQIPIDEMFDLDAALTMDVDLPDNHQEREEEDDDESKAKAASRLLDELPTVEGSGRCAVCAEGLRLGGAAKQIPCGHVFHQHCILRWLSLIYSCPLCRQNCPPPGIISSD, encoded by the coding sequence ATGTTGCCGTCCCAGATTCCCATCGACGAGATGTTCGATCTCGACGCAGCGTTGACCATGGACGTTGACTTACCCGATAACCATCAAGagcgagaagaagaagatgatgatgaatcCAAGGCGAAGGCTGCCAGCCGCCTGCTCGACGAACTGCCGACGGTGGAAGGCAGCGGCCGGTGTGCAGTTTGCGCGGAGGGGCTCCGCTTAGGCGGGGCGGCTAAGCAGATCCCCTGCGGCCATGTATTCCATCAGCACTGCATTTTGCGGTGGCTCTCCCTCATCTATTCCTGCCCCTTGTGCCGCCAAAACTGTCCGCCGCCGGGAATCATTTCTTCTGATTGA
- the LOC130988567 gene encoding pentatricopeptide repeat-containing protein At2g22410, mitochondrial-like — protein MLKLSKHPTVISRCKHTFSLFLHTSTAPNFDHLIEKCSSMSHLKALQAQITIRGLAGDAVSVSKLVSFCALSASGDLHYAHYLFEKITQPNRHIYNTLIRAFSCGRSSDKAIFLYLKMVRFGISPNEFTFPSLLKACAFQKACVEGISVHLQALKLGFSESYVMVQNGFINFYASCGMIECARKVFDRMEFTNLVSWNSMINGYAKVGLWEEAFLLFGGMREDGIEPNGRTFVSLLSVSSRIYDVELGKFVHWYIEINGAPSDTHMQNALLDMYAKCGHLQMAEAIFRRMADKNVVSWTSMVSAYAKHGLIEPAEIVFNWMPVKNVISWNSMISCYLQNGYYKESLELFYRMCGSCVIPDETTMTSVLSSCSQLGDLVQGKKLHDYLRDSGIRPSVTLCNVLVDMYAKCGSVQEALDIFLNMPGKNTVSWNTIINALASHGSGHRAIELFQEMDASGMQPDAVTFSGLLSACCHCGLVETGRYYFSKMSQVYKIHYDIEHYACMIDILGRQGLLKEAVEVIGKMSVKPDIVIWGTLLGACRIHQNVPIARLVLKQILEVETYAGGLYVLISNIFSEAQQWEEMRKMRILMKDYGLRKNDAVSSIEVEGRVSEFMVDDKKHEGLISSTRRSTSSRIT, from the coding sequence ATGCTTAAATTGTCCAAGCATCCGACCGTTATTTCTCGTTGCAAACATACTTTCTCACTCTTCCTACACACTTCCACCGCCCCAAATTTCGATCATCTGATCGAAAAATGCTCGTCGATGAGCCATCTGAAAGCCCTCCAGGCCCAAATCACCATCCGTGGCCTCGCCGGCGACGCGGTCTCCGTTAGCAAGCTCGTATCTTTCTGTGCTCTATCTGCTTCTGGTGACCTTCATTACGCACACTACCTGTTCGAAAAAATTACTCAACCAAATAGGCACATATACAACACGTTAATAAGAGCCTTTTCCTGTGGGAGAAGCTCAGATAAGGCGATTTTCCTTTACCTAAAAATGGTGCGTTTCGGTATTTCGCCAAATGAGTTCACATTTCCTTCTCTTCTGAAAGCTTGCGCTTTTCAGAAGGCGTGCGTGGAAGGGATTTCGGTTCATTTACAAGCTTTGAAATTGGGGTTTTCTGAGTCTTATGTAATGGTTCAAAACGGGTTTATAAACTTCTATGCTAGTTGTGGGATGATTGAGTGTGCCCGTAAAGTCTTTGATCGGATGGAATTTACGAATTTAGTGTCGTGGAACTCTATGATCAATGGTTATGCAAAGGTTGGTTTGTGGGAAGAAGCTTTCTTGTTGTTTGGTGGAATGAGGGAAGACGGGATCGAGCCTAACGGTCGCACCTTTGTGAGTTTGCTATCCGTTTCCTCGAGGATTTATGATGTAGAGCTGGGAAAGTTTGTTCATTGGTACATTGAGATCAATGGGGCTCCTTCTGATACTCATATGCAAAATGCACTTCTTGATATGTATGCTAAGTGTGGGCATTTGCAGATGGCCGAGGCCATTTTCAGACGGATGGCTGATAAAAACGTCGTTTCTTGGACTTCCATGGTCAGTGCATATGCTAAGCATGGCTTGATTGAACCGGCTGAGATAGTTTTTAACTGGATGCCTGTTAAAAATGTGATTTCCTGGAACTCAATGATCTCGTGTTATCTCCAAAACGGTTACTATAAGGAGTCTCTTGAATTGTTTTACAGAATGTGTGGTTCTTGTGTGATCCCTGATGAGACTACTATGACTAGTGTTCTTTCATCGTGTAGTCAGCTTGGTGATTTGGTGCAAGGAAAGAAACTGCACGACTATCTGCGTGATAGTGGCATACGACCTAGTGTTACTCTGTGCAATGTCCTTGTAGACATGTATGCAAAATGTGGTTCTGTACAAGAAGCTTTGGATATCTTTCTCAACATGCCAGGGAAGAATACTGTTTCGTGGAATACAATCATCAACGCTCTTGCCTCACACGGATCTGGACATCGAGCTATTGAGCTTTTCCAAGAGATGGATGCAAGTGGGATGCAACCCGATGCAGTTACCTTCTCTGGCTTGCTTTCTGCTTGCTGTCACTGCGGTCTGGTTGAAACTGGGAGATACTACTTCAGTAAAATGAGTCAGGTGTATAAAATACATTATGACATCGAGCATTATGCTTGTATGATTGACATACTTGGGCGGCAAGGGTTGTTGAAGGAGGCGGTTGAGGTGATTGGTAAGATGTCAGTGAAGCCGGACATAGTTATCTGGGGCACGTTGCTTGGCGCTTGCAGGATCCACCAGAATGTTCCGATAGCAAGGCTCGTCTTAAAGCAAATACTAGAGGTGGAGACGTATGCTGGAGGGTTGTATGTGCTCATATCAAACATATTCAGTGAAGCTCAGCAGTGGGAAGAGATGAGGAAGATGAGGATACTAATGAAGGACTATGGTCTCAGGAAGAATGATGCAGTAAGCTCCATTGAAGTTGAAGGTCGCGTTTCTGAGTTCATGGTTGACGACAAGAAACATGAGGGTCTGATCTCATCTACGCGACGCTCAACCAGCTCAAGGATCACTTAG